The Alteromonas stellipolaris genome includes a region encoding these proteins:
- a CDS encoding methylamine utilization protein yields MNKLMCGSYFFIPSICWFNRVTQNANKLAVLVVLASLGFVAMLAPINARADTVTASITLLDAEQSPVKDGVVIFTPLFDLSSTESKNSEAESTPKTAIMNQINKQFAPHVLVVQKNTEVTFPNADNVFHHVYSFSPTKQFELKLYKEFTAEPLFFEQAGIVDIGCNIHDWMLGYIVIADSPYFVKTADDGNAGISLPAGKYSVEFWHPNAPNEQPFIETEVELTRDKNFTLTLSKVIASDDDFDDGFGDY; encoded by the coding sequence ATGAACAAACTGATGTGTGGATCATACTTTTTTATACCTAGCATTTGCTGGTTTAACCGCGTAACGCAAAACGCCAATAAGCTTGCTGTGCTAGTCGTTCTAGCCTCTCTAGGTTTCGTTGCAATGCTGGCTCCAATTAATGCCCGTGCTGATACTGTTACCGCCTCCATCACGTTACTAGATGCCGAACAATCTCCGGTTAAAGACGGCGTGGTTATCTTCACTCCCTTGTTTGATTTATCAAGCACAGAATCCAAAAATTCAGAAGCAGAATCAACACCTAAAACTGCGATTATGAATCAAATCAATAAGCAGTTTGCGCCCCATGTACTGGTGGTACAAAAGAACACAGAAGTCACCTTCCCTAATGCAGATAACGTGTTCCATCATGTTTATTCATTTTCACCCACCAAGCAGTTTGAGCTAAAGCTCTATAAAGAATTTACTGCAGAGCCACTGTTCTTTGAGCAAGCTGGCATTGTGGATATTGGCTGTAATATTCACGATTGGATGCTAGGTTACATCGTTATTGCCGATAGCCCTTATTTTGTAAAAACCGCAGATGACGGTAATGCTGGCATCTCACTACCCGCGGGTAAATATAGTGTTGAGTTTTGGCATCCGAACGCGCCAAACGAACAACCTTTTATAGAAACTGAAGTTGAATTAACCCGCGATAAAAACTTCACGCTAACCTTATCGAAAGTGATAGCAAGCGATGATGATTTTGATGACGGTTTTGGTGATTATTAA
- a CDS encoding Fe2+-dependent dioxygenase, protein MIIIDNLLDADQVKQYRAALADVPFNDGKATAMGMAAGVKNNGQADAQHATVQALANNLLASLGNHPQVVSAALPQRIFPPCFNRYSESQTYGYHVDAAIMRIPNTPDVLRSDMSMTVFLSSPSDYEGGELVIQTGFGEQKVKGNLGSAVLYPSSSLHKVTPVTRGERVAAITWMQSMISDQAIRESLYELDQSIQSLAQGGKADRDELDKLHHVYHNLIRKFSIV, encoded by the coding sequence ATGATCATTATTGATAACCTACTAGACGCCGACCAAGTGAAGCAATATCGGGCTGCATTAGCCGATGTACCATTTAACGATGGAAAAGCGACCGCAATGGGCATGGCAGCAGGGGTTAAAAATAATGGTCAAGCTGATGCGCAGCACGCTACGGTTCAAGCGCTTGCCAACAACTTGTTGGCAAGCCTAGGTAACCATCCACAAGTAGTTTCTGCTGCGCTACCTCAGCGTATTTTCCCCCCTTGCTTCAACCGTTACAGTGAATCGCAGACATACGGCTATCATGTAGATGCCGCCATTATGCGTATTCCGAATACCCCTGATGTTTTGCGTAGTGATATGTCGATGACGGTGTTTCTGTCTAGTCCAAGCGATTATGAAGGCGGAGAGCTAGTTATTCAGACTGGTTTCGGCGAGCAAAAAGTCAAAGGTAACTTAGGTAGCGCGGTACTCTACCCTTCTTCAAGTTTACATAAGGTTACACCGGTAACTCGCGGCGAAAGAGTTGCGGCTATTACATGGATGCAGAGCATGATTAGCGATCAAGCTATTCGTGAAAGCTTGTATGAGCTAGACCAAAGTATTCAGTCTTTGGCACAAGGCGGCAAAGCCGACCGGGACGAGTTAGATAAACTTCATCACGTATACCACAACCTTATTAGAAAATTCTCCATCGTTTAA
- a CDS encoding SO_0444 family Cu/Zn efflux transporter produces the protein MTDLMLLVQNFISLFMESAPWLLLGLLVAGIMHELVPVSFLERHMGSSSIASITKAAVIGAPLPLCSCGVIPAAIGLRRSGASKPSTISFLVSTPETGVDSVSVSYALLGPLYAIVRPIAAIVSAIYAGLMVRWFDGDKPHKAEHEHANNHSHANAHKHSDNHSDKASCCSSEASAASKQVEATSLNQEQTSCCASKQPTTSCCDDTPATSAELAKQSNKLTQVFRYASGKLLEDIVVWLLIGLALAAAIKTWVPTDFLTQWGDGVIAMLVMAIIGIPMYICATASTPLAVGFLAAGLSPGAVLVFLMAGPATNVSTMGMIKQEMGFRTLCLYLFSVITASIGFGYLLNYAVSALSLEGLIHMESQLHSHGANIQALYAACAILLAALMARLGVKKVNARLAQREENHQDCCG, from the coding sequence ATGACTGACCTAATGCTCTTAGTGCAAAATTTTATCAGCCTATTTATGGAGTCTGCTCCGTGGCTGTTACTGGGCCTGCTGGTGGCGGGTATCATGCACGAGCTGGTGCCGGTTAGCTTTTTAGAGCGCCATATGGGAAGCAGCTCAATAGCCTCTATCACAAAGGCGGCGGTAATAGGCGCTCCATTGCCTTTATGTTCTTGCGGGGTTATTCCAGCGGCCATAGGGCTGCGTAGAAGCGGTGCATCTAAACCATCGACGATTTCATTTTTAGTTTCTACTCCTGAAACAGGCGTAGACAGTGTCTCTGTTTCCTACGCATTATTGGGCCCTCTGTACGCCATTGTAAGACCAATCGCCGCTATCGTTAGCGCAATTTATGCCGGTCTAATGGTGAGATGGTTTGATGGTGACAAGCCTCACAAAGCAGAACACGAGCACGCTAATAACCATTCACATGCTAATGCTCATAAGCACTCTGACAATCACTCTGACAAAGCATCTTGCTGTTCAAGTGAGGCCTCTGCAGCTTCAAAGCAAGTGGAAGCTACCTCGCTGAATCAAGAGCAAACCAGTTGTTGCGCCAGCAAGCAGCCAACCACAAGTTGTTGCGACGACACGCCAGCTACTTCGGCGGAGCTGGCAAAACAAAGTAACAAATTGACCCAAGTGTTTCGTTATGCCTCAGGTAAGTTGCTGGAAGATATTGTGGTATGGCTACTTATTGGTCTAGCCTTAGCCGCAGCCATCAAAACTTGGGTACCAACAGACTTTCTCACTCAATGGGGTGATGGGGTTATCGCTATGTTGGTCATGGCCATCATTGGCATTCCTATGTATATTTGCGCCACGGCATCTACGCCGCTTGCAGTGGGTTTTTTAGCTGCTGGGTTATCACCTGGCGCGGTGCTGGTATTTCTCATGGCAGGGCCGGCTACTAATGTCTCTACCATGGGCATGATCAAACAAGAAATGGGTTTTAGAACCCTGTGTTTGTATTTGTTTAGTGTAATTACGGCCAGTATTGGGTTTGGCTATTTGCTTAATTACGCGGTGTCAGCATTATCATTAGAAGGCTTAATTCATATGGAAAGCCAACTACACAGTCATGGTGCTAACATTCAAGCGCTCTATGCAGCGTGCGCTATTCTTCTTGCTGCACTAATGGCTCGATTGGGCGTTAAAAAAGTCAATGCTAGGTTGGCACAGCGTGAAGAAAACCACCAAGACTGTTGTGGTTAA
- a CDS encoding CNNM domain-containing protein, which translates to MFLLIVYVLIALGFSFLCSIAEAVILSVSSAYISVLEKENRPSGILLRKQTDNINTPLSAILTLNTIAHTMGAAGAGAQAASVFGEAYLGVISAVLTLLILVFSEIIPKTVGATYWRGLAPVTAYFLKYLITILKPFVVMSELLTRGFKDDSPLRGLSRGELHAMAELSGQEGQLANHEAVFLQSLLSLHELKVKDAITHRTVLFSVAESMTVEVFFHKHAHIEYSRIPVYEDKDSENITGYVMRSDLLVAQARGNTDKPLSEYAKNMVTILGSMPLSITFDHFIDKHVHMLLVVDEYGGLEGVITLEDLLERLLGVDIIDEKDTTVSMRRLAKMMTRRKERMMVKNVPDVSLDKSKSNGKAD; encoded by the coding sequence ATGTTTTTACTCATCGTTTATGTATTGATTGCCTTGGGCTTCTCTTTTTTATGCTCAATTGCTGAGGCAGTCATATTAAGTGTGTCCTCAGCCTACATTTCTGTTTTAGAAAAAGAGAACCGGCCTAGCGGTATCTTGTTAAGAAAGCAGACCGATAATATCAACACGCCGCTATCGGCAATTTTAACATTAAATACTATTGCTCACACAATGGGAGCTGCAGGTGCGGGTGCGCAGGCTGCTAGTGTATTTGGCGAAGCATACTTGGGCGTGATTTCAGCGGTATTAACGCTTCTTATCTTGGTTTTTTCTGAAATTATTCCTAAAACCGTAGGTGCAACCTATTGGCGTGGATTGGCGCCAGTGACAGCCTATTTCCTTAAGTATCTGATTACTATTCTTAAACCCTTTGTGGTGATGTCTGAATTACTCACGCGAGGGTTTAAAGATGACAGCCCACTTCGTGGTTTAAGTCGCGGTGAGCTGCACGCCATGGCCGAACTATCAGGGCAAGAAGGGCAGCTAGCTAACCACGAAGCAGTATTCTTACAAAGCTTGCTGAGCTTGCACGAATTGAAGGTAAAAGATGCCATAACCCACCGAACGGTGTTGTTTTCAGTGGCAGAATCGATGACCGTAGAAGTGTTTTTCCATAAGCACGCGCATATTGAGTATTCCCGAATTCCTGTTTATGAAGACAAAGACTCTGAAAACATCACCGGTTATGTCATGCGTTCAGATTTATTGGTAGCACAAGCTCGTGGGAATACCGATAAACCGCTATCTGAGTATGCAAAAAATATGGTGACCATACTAGGCTCTATGCCACTGTCGATAACCTTCGATCATTTTATCGATAAACATGTTCATATGCTTTTAGTGGTAGATGAGTATGGCGGATTGGAAGGGGTAATTACCCTTGAAGATTTGCTGGAGCGCTTGCTAGGCGTAGATATTATTGATGAGAAAGACACAACGGTAAGTATGCGTAGGTTGGCAAAAATGATGACGCGCCGCAAAGAGAGAATGATGGTCAAAAATGTACCTGATGTGTCACTCGATAAGTCTAAATCTAATGGTAAAGCTGATTAG
- a CDS encoding TonB-dependent receptor produces MKNKTLTIGAQTIAAALAFGHGGALAQTQETEICKDKTEAECKAQQDEIELIRIHGVQQSIYRYDKSGDPRRLADLVDTPQTISVLTQDQIQESGKTDLKDILAAQAGVTLGTGENGNAFGDRYVIRGHEARSDVFVDGLRDPGMTTRESFATERVEITKGPSSTFAGRGSSGGAVNSITKKASTSYNFGRVDAAIGTDEHTRLTVDLNKTLTENSAIRVNALTSQEDKPGREGIERGRDGVQLSYVLNPNDRLSFIGDVYYLNAEDKPDLGSYYDRDAGYPLEDIPVYAQDDDFQNSEVTTFTFRTEYEISDNVRFYNATRAGNTENEYVTTGMSATTRDDSDETAPGADTLRLSTHQGWQEVDYFTTQFNLFWDTSFAGLDHRLVFGFEYSDESVDNGVFNIENLNTNCAIGGRRGVSQSYCIVDGDGNLIDNIGSLMDRTIERGDEDALFDIETYAIYAMDTFALTDKLDVFFGLRMDSYDYSNQTSNDLYEFSDELFNGHLGLVYDITEHGNVYASYSTATNINGGESDLGANCGYGGLCGTPEQAAQADPEHVENIEIGTKWMLFDENLMANASIFRITKSDVHESIGEDDYSTIGTLNTGENRVEGVEFGVSGDITEKFSVQASAAFMDSEVLDSFTESNIGLALSNFADESFYLQLRYQPNEKFAFGGDYTYKSEMFGGQPDTAAGYDADTGEYSIVVPDYQVFNLFANYYASEKLTFRVNIGNLFDEEYWTAAYRSGAFMYIGDGRNVTGTVNYEF; encoded by the coding sequence ATGAAAAATAAAACGTTAACAATAGGCGCACAAACTATTGCTGCGGCATTAGCTTTCGGACACGGCGGCGCACTTGCACAAACCCAAGAAACTGAAATCTGCAAGGATAAAACAGAAGCTGAATGTAAAGCGCAACAAGACGAAATTGAACTGATCCGTATCCACGGTGTTCAACAGTCTATCTATCGCTATGACAAATCTGGCGATCCTCGTCGTTTAGCTGACCTTGTTGATACACCACAAACCATTAGTGTTCTTACACAAGACCAAATTCAAGAAAGTGGTAAAACTGACCTTAAAGATATTCTTGCTGCTCAAGCCGGTGTAACTCTTGGTACAGGTGAGAATGGTAATGCTTTTGGTGACCGCTATGTAATACGTGGCCACGAAGCACGCAGCGACGTGTTTGTTGATGGTTTGCGTGACCCAGGTATGACTACCCGTGAAAGTTTTGCCACTGAGCGCGTTGAAATTACTAAAGGCCCTAGTTCAACATTTGCAGGCCGTGGTTCTTCAGGTGGTGCGGTAAACAGCATTACGAAAAAAGCCTCTACTAGCTATAACTTTGGTCGTGTTGATGCTGCCATTGGTACCGACGAGCACACCCGCTTAACTGTAGATTTGAATAAAACGCTAACGGAAAACAGTGCAATTCGTGTTAACGCACTAACGTCTCAAGAAGACAAGCCGGGTCGTGAAGGCATTGAACGTGGCCGTGATGGTGTTCAACTTTCTTACGTACTAAACCCAAACGACAGACTGTCTTTCATTGGTGATGTTTATTACCTTAATGCAGAAGATAAGCCTGATTTAGGTAGCTACTACGACCGTGATGCGGGTTATCCGTTAGAAGATATTCCTGTTTATGCACAAGATGATGACTTCCAAAACTCAGAAGTCACTACCTTTACCTTCCGTACCGAATACGAAATTAGCGACAATGTTCGTTTCTACAACGCGACTCGTGCAGGTAACACTGAAAACGAATACGTAACAACCGGTATGAGTGCGACAACCCGTGATGATTCTGATGAAACAGCACCAGGTGCAGATACGCTTCGACTTAGCACGCACCAAGGCTGGCAAGAAGTAGATTACTTCACGACTCAATTTAACCTTTTCTGGGACACTTCATTTGCAGGCTTAGATCACCGTTTAGTATTTGGTTTTGAGTACAGCGATGAGTCGGTTGATAACGGTGTTTTCAATATTGAAAACCTAAATACCAACTGTGCAATTGGTGGTCGTCGTGGCGTATCACAAAGCTACTGTATTGTTGATGGTGATGGAAACCTTATCGATAACATCGGTTCACTGATGGACAGAACCATTGAACGTGGTGATGAAGATGCCCTTTTCGATATTGAAACCTATGCAATTTACGCCATGGATACCTTTGCGTTAACTGATAAGTTAGACGTGTTCTTCGGCCTACGTATGGACAGCTACGATTACAGCAACCAAACAAGTAACGACCTTTATGAGTTCTCTGATGAGTTGTTTAACGGTCATTTAGGTTTAGTATATGACATTACTGAACACGGTAATGTATACGCGTCTTACAGCACAGCTACGAACATCAATGGCGGCGAGTCTGACCTTGGTGCAAACTGTGGTTACGGTGGCCTATGTGGCACACCTGAACAAGCTGCACAAGCCGATCCAGAGCATGTTGAAAACATCGAAATTGGTACAAAATGGATGCTATTTGATGAGAATTTGATGGCAAATGCGTCAATTTTCCGTATTACGAAAAGCGATGTTCATGAAAGTATCGGTGAAGATGACTACTCAACTATTGGTACATTGAACACGGGTGAAAACCGTGTTGAAGGTGTTGAATTTGGTGTTAGCGGTGATATTACTGAGAAGTTCAGTGTTCAAGCATCTGCCGCCTTCATGGACTCAGAAGTACTAGACTCTTTCACCGAATCTAACATTGGCCTTGCGTTAAGTAACTTTGCAGACGAAAGCTTCTACCTACAACTGCGTTATCAACCAAATGAGAAGTTCGCTTTCGGTGGTGACTACACGTATAAGTCTGAAATGTTTGGTGGTCAGCCTGACACAGCAGCGGGTTACGATGCTGATACTGGCGAATACTCAATAGTTGTTCCTGATTATCAAGTATTCAACTTGTTTGCTAACTACTATGCATCTGAAAAACTAACGTTCCGTGTTAACATCGGTAACTTGTTTGATGAAGAATACTGGACTGCAGCTTATCGCTCTGGTGCCTTCATGTACATCGGTGACGGCCGTAATGTGACCGGTACGGTAAACTACGAGTTCTAA